GCAGGGAGGTGCTGAATGAGGGTTGgagaaggaaatactgaaaagagagaaggagagccAAATTTTCTAAGGGAGATAGCAGTGATATCAGCTGCACCTGCACTTGTAGCCCCAATGAGAAGGGCTCTACACTAAGTGagagcaaattaatttttttgcacTTTATCAACTTATTGTTTTTACTCTATTTAGGTTCCCAAACTGTGTTACTATtactagtaattttttattttaaataaattcctatGTCTCTGAATATCTCTCAGCTCTTCCTCTTGGTCCCTTTGCCAGAGCCTCCATTCCTTGCAGGCTAGGTTGGCCATGTCATTCAGAGTAGAAATACCAGAGAAGACAAATGGTAATGATGGTAATGTCTGCGGGGAGTCACCGTTGCACTCCCATGCCCCTGCGTGCCCCATCTCGGGTGTGTATTCCCACAGGACTGTTTTGTGGGTCATACTGGAGGAGCCTTGTATGGCTCCAAACTCAGCCCCTTTCCCTTGTTCAGCAGCCTCTTTAGGAAGCAGAATAGACCATGAACTCCCTTTCGGGAGTGAGAACGCATACAGTTTAGTTAGGGTAATAGATAAGaatacacattttgagaattttGGAAAGTCTGCAAAAGGGTCTATAATTACTGCATTCGTTAGTACTCGCTCACTCCATACTTTTTTTACTTTGAGCTCTTGCAGTATGGCCTCTCATTCATTTGAAATGACTTTAGAaagcctttccttccttccttttatataTGTTCACTTTCAACATCTTTACCCCCATCGCTCTAATCTCAGGATGTACTTATACATTTACTTGTAAGTTTATGATAAATTTCTGTATCCACCAGACTTAAACTTGCtgaaagtggagataataatgtCTTCTTTTGCCTAATGACACCCTCACACGTTAAGCATAGTGAGCTGGCTCACAGTAAGTTCTCAATGGGTGTATGTTATATGAAAACATCATgccatttatttccctttctttctttgtattcagTGCCAGGTCATGCTGGTCGACTGGTGTTTGGGGTCCTGAATGGCAAAGTCTGTGTGATGATGCAGGGCCGGTTCCACATGTATGAAGGCTACCCACTCTGGAAGGTAAATGGGGGCATAAGCCTGGTTGCATGTGGAAGAAGTGGGATGGCAGCGAGCTCTCCTACTTTATTGCCAAACTACCTGGGCTATGTAGATTTTTGGTCTCCTCCTTTCATGATGCAGATCATGCATATCTGCGTGCTGGACTGGTGAAATTTCAAAGAACACTTTCTGATCTTTCATCGTTTGCTTCTAAGGTGACCTTCCCAGTGAGGGTTTTCCACCTTCTGGGTGTGCACACCCTGGTGGTCACCAATGCAGCTGGAGGGCTCAACCCCAAGTTTGAGGTTGGAGACATCATGTTGATCCGCGATCACATCAACCTACCTGGTTTTGGGGGTGAGAACGCTCTGATAGGGCCCAATGATGAGAGGTATGTGTTTTGCTCCTTTGTTTATAGACAGGGGGGTTTAAAGGCTTGTTTGGGAGTTAGGAGTGGGCTCATTGTATTCGATTCTTCTGAGATAAGCCAACCTGTGACCTAGGTTTGGAGTTCGTTTTCCTGCCATGTCTGACGCCTACGACcgggagatgagggagaaggctCACAGTGTCTGGAAACAAATGAAGGAGCAGCGAGAGCTACAGGAAGGCACCTACGTTGTGTTGGCAGGCCCCAACTTTGAGACTGTGGCAGAGTGTCGTATGCTGAAAATGCTGGGTGCAGATGCTGTCGGTGAGAAGGGGAAAGTGCCAGAGGGAGGCTTGAAGCGGGAGGGATCTGGTAAAACAGAGATGGAAGGAGTAAAAGATTGCCGGCGTGATAGGGGGTTGAGAGAGGATCGGACATAAGGGAAGACTAAATTAACTTATTTCTAGAAAGATATCACGGTGGTGAGGTTTGGTGTGTTGTAGCGTCAAGGACTTTAACAGGTGTCCTGCTGATGTCCTATCCATCATTTGATAACTGTGTCTAAGGATTAttctaccaaacatcatagcCACCTTCTGTACCTCTGGctggaaatggaactacatcaTTAGAACTGACTTCAAAATTACCACAATCAGATATGGAAATAAAGCATGGCAATGGTAATATTTACAGGAAATGTGTAAGGCCCGCTGAAGCCCTACTCTTTTAAGCAATATAGAACAGTCTAAGCTCTACACTAATTTATCTGCTTCTTTGGTTGTTTTCTGAGATGCCAAATTGTCAACGAGGTGATGAATAGCGATTGGCTAAGGGGTGAGGAAAAGAGCCATTTGAGGATGCTGACCCTtggtttcctctttctccccaccaGGCATGAGTACAGTACCAGAAGTTATAGTGGCAAGGCACTGTGGACTTCGAGTCTTTGGCTTCTCCCTCATCACTAACAAGGTCGTCACAGATTATGAAAGCCGAGAGAAAGCCAACCACTTGGAAGTGCTAGAGGCCGGGAAGCAAGCTGCGCAGAAACTGGAACAGTTTGTCTCCATTCTGATGGCTAGCATTCCTGACCCTGCTTGTTAACCAGCCCTGGGATGGTCTGGCCTCTCCTTTATGGGATCCAAGCAGCTGCTTGCTGTCTACTTTGGCCCCTTGCTGCGGTCACGTGCCTCTGCCCTCAGCTAGtagcagaaaagaggaaaattccTGTTCTTCACCTTCCACCGACTTTTCCCACCACACTTTTCTGGTGCTGAGTCCTCTTGCTCAATTGTCTTCTCCAAACAGTTTCCACTGCCGTTCTTTCACAGGAGCCGGAGCCCAAACCAAGCCCTACTTCACATCCATGATATTCACAGCATTTGATGTGTTCTTGACCCATTAGTAGTTTCTGCCAGCTTTTTGAGATAATGCTCTCACATTCCGGGGGGTTCAGTTCAACCTCCCCAAAGTATAAGTAACCACACAAGGACCACCCCAATATTTCTTGTACTTTGATATTATCATACCtgtatttttagaataaagagaaaaatgaaataatttcttcatttttttactaTTTGGGTGAAGGCCGGGTTATAAGCCGTGATTGGCAAAAAAGACTGCGAGACCATAGTCTTGTGTGACTATCTGCTTCCCAGACAAGTAGCTAAGAACTGAGATGAGGTCATGTGTGAATgcaggaaagaatgaaggaaagataaGATGATAAAAGATACAGATGTTACAAGATGATAAGGAAGGAAGGGCTAACTTCGGGCACGTGATGGCCGCTTCCCTCAGACCagtcttgtctttctctgtcctttgccTTCTGATTGTTTTGCTCCCTGTCTACTCTCTCCTGAATATCTGAATCAGTTCATGGATCTTCATTTCTGTTCCTTCTATTCCATTGTTGCTAGTTCCTTCTTGAGCCCTAATTATATTTCCTCTTGATTTCCCTCTCTCCACTATA
The nucleotide sequence above comes from Rhinolophus ferrumequinum isolate MPI-CBG mRhiFer1 chromosome 6, mRhiFer1_v1.p, whole genome shotgun sequence. Encoded proteins:
- the LOC117023342 gene encoding purine nucleoside phosphorylase isoform X1, with the protein product MENRFTYEDCKNTAEWLLSHTKHRPQVAVICGSGLGGLTNQLTQAQAFDYSEIPNFPQSTVPGHAGRLVFGVLNGKVCVMMQGRFHMYEGYPLWKVTFPVRVFHLLGVHTLVVTNAAGGLNPKFEVGDIMLIRDHINLPGFGGENALIGPNDERFGVRFPAMSDAYDREMREKAHSVWKQMKEQRELQEGTYVVLAGPNFETVAECRMLKMLGADAVGMSTVPEVIVARHCGLRVFGFSLITNKVVTDYESREKANHLEVLEAGKQAAQKLEQFVSILMASIPDPAC
- the LOC117023342 gene encoding purine nucleoside phosphorylase isoform X2: MVRFTYEDCKNTAEWLLSHTKHRPQVAVICGSGLGGLTNQLTQAQAFDYSEIPNFPQSTVPGHAGRLVFGVLNGKVCVMMQGRFHMYEGYPLWKVTFPVRVFHLLGVHTLVVTNAAGGLNPKFEVGDIMLIRDHINLPGFGGENALIGPNDERFGVRFPAMSDAYDREMREKAHSVWKQMKEQRELQEGTYVVLAGPNFETVAECRMLKMLGADAVGMSTVPEVIVARHCGLRVFGFSLITNKVVTDYESREKANHLEVLEAGKQAAQKLEQFVSILMASIPDPAC